AAATGCGCTTCGAGCGCCTCGCGGTCGTCCTGAGCCACGCCGTCGCGCCAGAACGACGGCGCGGCCAGACAGGCCTCGCGCGGGCGGCCGAACAACGCCTCGGCGCCCGGACCGAGAAACGCGAAGCGGCCCGCCGCGTCGCGGACATAGACGACGAACGGCGCGCGCTCGAGCGCCGCCTCGAGGCTCCAGCGTTCGTCTCCGGCCGTCACGCCCGTTCCTCCGCGATCGTCCCGGCCCGCGCGCGCGCGCCGCGGCGGCGGCCGTCCCGCGGCCCGCTCATCGCCGCTCCGCGGCGGCGGCGCGAGGGGCCGCCGCTCATCGCCGCTCCGCGGCGGCGACACAGAGCGCCCGCTGCACCCGCTCCAGCCCGAACGGCTTGCGCAGGCAGGACACCCGCGGCAGGCCGCCGCTCTGCAGCACGAGATCCATGTCGCCGGGCCCGGCCATCAGCACGACGATCCCGTCCGGCCTGGCGGCGAGAAACGCCTCGGCCAAGTCGGGGCCGCACATCCCCGGCAGGAGGGCGTCCACGACCATCGCGTCCACCGGTCCGCCGGCGAGCAGGCGCAGCGCGTCCTGCGGGCCCTCCACCGCGTCGGCGGTGCAGCCCCACGCGGCCAGACCGGCGGCCAGCGCCTCCCCCGTCGCCCGCTCCGCGGCGACGATCAACACCCGCCAGGCCCGCGGCGCGGCGTCGGGAATCGCCGCCGTCTCGTCCGGCGGCGGCGCGAGGCGCAGCCGCGATTCGGGCAGAACCAGGCTGAAGCGGGAACCTCCGCCCGGCGACGACGCGACCGCGACGTCGCCGCCCGCGTCCCGCGCCGTGGCGAGGACCGAGGCCAGCCCGAGTCCCGTTCCGTTCGCCTTCGTCGTGAAGAGCGGTTCGAAGATCCGCTCCTGCGCCTCGGGCGGAATCCCCTCGCCGGTGTCGGCGACGAAGAGCTCGACGTGCGGTCCCGCTCCCAGCGCGAGCCGGCGGCCGTTCCGCTCCGCGACGCCGCCGTCGCGCCGCGACGTGCCGATCGTCAGCGTCCCGCCCTGCGGCATCGCGTCCCGCGCGTTCAAGACGAGATTGGCGAGGGCCTGCGTGAGCGCGGACGGCTCGACGAAGACGAAGCCGGCGCGCGGGTCGAGCTCGAGCGCGACCGCGATCCCCGGCTCCAGAATCGGGCGGAAGAGCTCGACGCATTCCGCGGCGACGACGTTGACGTCCACGTGCTCCCTCGCGTGCGCCCCCTCCCGCGCGAAGGCCATCAACCGGCCCGTCAGCGCGCCGCCGCGCCGCGCGGCGCCGCGGATCCGCTCCATCCAAGACCGGCGCGGGTCGTCCGCGGGGAGCTGCGCCCGCAGCACGTCGGCGCAGGAGACGACCGACTGGAGCACGTTGTTGAGATCGTGGGCCGCGCCGCCGGCGATCCGCGCCACGGCGGCGAGCCGCTGCGAGGCGGCGACCTGCCGCCGCTCTTCGTCCCGCCGCGCCGCGTCGCGCAGCGCGACCACCGCGCCGCGCCACGGCTCGTCCGGCGCCGCCAGCGAGGAGGCGTCGAGCGCGATCCTCCGTTCCGCGCCCGAGCGGTCGCGCGCGGTCGCCTCCCCCGACCAACGTCCCTCGCGCCGCAGCGCGGCCATCGCCGCGACGCCGCGGGCGCTCGTCGAGTCGAGGCTCAAGAGGCCGCTGAACGAGCGGCCGATGGCCTCTCCCGCGTCGAAGCCGAGGAGGCGCCGCGCGGCGTCGTTCCAGATCGTCACCCGCAGCGTCGCGTCCCCGGCGACGACCGCGGCCTCGAGACGCGCGACGACGCGCTCAAGATCGCTCATCGCCCTCTCCGGCCGGCCGCTCCCCGGCCTCGCCCGAGCGGGCCGCGTAGCCGACCCCCTGAACCATCACGATCCAGCAGGCGGACGACGGGTCGGGCTCGACCTTGCGCCGCAGCCGATGCACGAGCTGCTTCAGCCGCGCGCGGTCGCCGAGGCCGCGGTAGCCCCAGATCCGCCGCGCCAGCTCCTCGGGGTCGATCGGCCGCCCGCGCCGCGCGAGGAGCAGCTGCAGCAGCCGGAACTCGAGCGTGGTCAGCCGCGCCGGGACGCCGTCGCCGAGCCGCGCCGTCAGCGCGTCGGCGTCGAGCGTCCACGCGCCCCACGTCTCGACCGCCGCGCCGCCCGTCCGCCGGCCCAGCGCGCGGACCCGCGCGGTCAGCGCGCGCACGCTGAACGGCTTGGCGAGATAGTCGTCGGCGCCGAGGTCGAGGCCGCGGACCTGGTCGTCCTCGTCGGCCCGCACGGTGAGCATCATCACCGGCACGTCCCCCCCGTTCGCGCGGAGCCGCCGCAGCGTCTCGAAGCCGTCGAGGCGCGGCATGTTGACGTCGAGGATGACGAGGTCGGGCGACTCGCGGCGGCAGACGTCGAGCGCCTCCAGGCCGTCCGCGGCGGCGAGCGTCTCGTGCCCCTCGCCCCGCAGCGCGAAGCCGACGAGATCCCTCAGTTCCGCGTCGTCGTCAACGATCAGAACCCGCATCCGGCCCCTCCGCCGGAAGGATTATGCACACTCGGGCGCCGCGCGTCCCCCCGCCGGCCGCGACGCGGCCGCCGTGCCGCTCGACGATCGACTTCGCGATGTAGAGGCCGAGGCCGACGCCGGCCTGCTCCGGCTCGTCCTCCTCCGCCCGCCGGAACCGCTCGAACGACGGCCCCTCGGCGTCGGGAAAGCCCGGCCCTTCGTCCTCGACCCAGATCCGGACCTCCCCGCGCGCCTCCGCGGCGCCGATCTCGATCTCCGTCCCCTCCGGCGCGAACTTGTTGGCGTTCGCGATCAGGTTGACGAGAACCTGCGCGAGGCGCGGGGCGTCGCCCAGGAGCGTCGGCGCCGGATCGGGGATCCGCAGCGCGACCCGCTGCCGCCGCTGGTCGAGGAGCGGCCGCGTCATCTCCAGCGCCTCCTCGACGACCTCGTCCACCCCGGTCGGGCGGCGGCGGACGCCGGTCTCCCCCGCCTCGATCCGCACGCTCTCCAGCAGGTTGTCGATCAGGCGCGTCAGGCGAAGCGTGCCGCGCTGCAGCGAGAGCAGCAGGCGCCCCGTTTCGTCCGC
This region of bacterium genomic DNA includes:
- a CDS encoding PAS domain-containing protein; this translates as MSDLERVVARLEAAVVAGDATLRVTIWNDAARRLLGFDAGEAIGRSFSGLLSLDSTSARGVAAMAALRREGRWSGEATARDRSGAERRIALDASSLAAPDEPWRGAVVALRDAARRDEERRQVAASQRLAAVARIAGGAAHDLNNVLQSVVSCADVLRAQLPADDPRRSWMERIRGAARRGGALTGRLMAFAREGAHAREHVDVNVVAAECVELFRPILEPGIAVALELDPRAGFVFVEPSALTQALANLVLNARDAMPQGGTLTIGTSRRDGGVAERNGRRLALGAGPHVELFVADTGEGIPPEAQERIFEPLFTTKANGTGLGLASVLATARDAGGDVAVASSPGGGSRFSLVLPESRLRLAPPPDETAAIPDAAPRAWRVLIVAAERATGEALAAGLAAWGCTADAVEGPQDALRLLAGGPVDAMVVDALLPGMCGPDLAEAFLAARPDGIVVLMAGPGDMDLVLQSGGLPRVSCLRKPFGLERVQRALCVAAAERR
- a CDS encoding response regulator transcription factor, whose product is MRVLIVDDDAELRDLVGFALRGEGHETLAAADGLEALDVCRRESPDLVILDVNMPRLDGFETLRRLRANGGDVPVMMLTVRADEDDQVRGLDLGADDYLAKPFSVRALTARVRALGRRTGGAAVETWGAWTLDADALTARLGDGVPARLTTLEFRLLQLLLARRGRPIDPEELARRIWGYRGLGDRARLKQLVHRLRRKVEPDPSSACWIVMVQGVGYAARSGEAGERPAGEGDERS